TGCCTACCATGACAGCCCTACCAACTCTGGGCACTCCTCTTGGGTCCTAAGCTGAGAACCTAGGCTGCCTGCTGGTCAGGAGTGGCAGCCTGTGACCATTCCTAGCACATGGACCCTAAAACTGCTACCACTGCTACCACAGCACAAGGCACACCAGATGGGACTCAGCCCTTCAGGACTCTTTGCTGATGTCAGCGCCCTGCATGAGTGGTTTGCAGCCTTTGACAAAAGGCCTGATTACATCCTGCCTTCCCCTGGGGAGGCAGTGTGGCTGCCAGACACAGTTTGCTCCAAATGGAACTGGTCACTGCAGAAGTGATCAGGAATATGCCTGGGCAGGGCACACGAGCTCCCTTACACCTGGGAAATTTGGGAGTACACTTGACTTCACTCAGGACACAGCCTGCCTTTTAGTCACATCTGTGAAAATGTTCCTGTCCAGATGTGGCCTCCAGATGGGAAAGTGAGTTTCTGCAGGGCCATTCTTACTGAATGCGAATGTGGAAGATGTATCAAGGTgtggtggggtaggggtggggggtgggagggtgggggtaTGGGCAGTAGCTGTGAAATGCAGGTGTGGAAGTACAGTGGTGAGGTTCTGAAACTACAAAGTGACAATGTAGCCACGGAGAGAGGACATTAGGTGGCCTGGGGAACCCCTAACAAAACTAGCAATCAACAATCCAGATATGAGCTGAAAATTCCATTTACAGCTGCATAAAATCACAATGCTTAGCTTTTCCTCAAAAACCTATAAATGTTTGCTGAGAGAGATTAAGAAGACTTAGTTTagattacattgattttttttttaatatttagactCCCATGTAATccaggatggccctgaacttGCTAAATAGCTGACTTCTGATAGTCCTgatcctctacctcccaagtgctgggattacaggtatgttcAGACTTGGTGCCGCATAGTCTGGTTCTCTCAAATAAATTGACAAACCCAAGACCACCCCAACATTCATGGGGGGAAATTTCAAGTGTCCCCATGTAGCCAAAAgtatctttaaagagaaaaacaaagttagGAGTTAGGCAGTGGTGCATGCTGACGTGACAGTCTCAGCCCTCCAGAGGCTACGGCAGGACTCGAGACCAGTCTCAGGTACAcaatgaaactgtctcaaacaaacaaaaaaaggaaacagctAGAGCTCTCATTCTTCCTGATCCCCACACTCAGCCAGCAGGATGGACTGGCGATGACACAGGACAagataaacagaacaaaaccaaagtcCAGAAATGAAACCCACATCTGCAATCAAACCATTTCCATCTCAGGTGCTGGGTGCAAGGGCAGCAGATATTTCCTTAGCACACAATGCCAGGAAGTGAGGCTGGACCCTCAGACCCCAAACAACAGTGACTTCAAGATAAATGGGGACGACTGTGACAGCTGGCACAATAAACCTCTCACAAGAAAACTGGGAGTCCACCTGCATTACAGAGCCAGACAAAGTATTAGGTACAACACTGAAAGAGATATAAGAGAAACAAGACCCAAGTGGGCTCACCAGGCCAGGAAGCCGCCCCTAAGACCCTAGAGAAGCCTGTTGGGGCTGCTTGGCCCGGAGGGTGAGAGGGGATGCTGGACacaggatctctttctgaaactGGCCATACATCTCTCAGAATGGagtgctttgttttgctttttatttgtttcgtTTTGGTCCtttatgagatagggtctttctatgtagccttgactggcctggaacctaCTATGTGGACCAGACTACAcgtgaactcagatctgcctgtctctgcctctgcaaaTGCTTAAAGACCCCTGCCCAGCAGAACAGTGCACTTTGAAAGGGTGAAATGTGTGCTATGAAAATTAGCTCAACCCACAGCTCAAAATGCAGCTGCTCCTTATATGGCTCTGTAATTATATTACTTCTGTCTATGAATATAATGAATAgtaatataattttcaaaaatcacaaatttgccaggcactggtggtgtacacctttaatgtcagcacttgggaggcaaaggcaggcaaatctctgtgagtttgaggccagcctggtctacagagcgagttccaggatagctagggctgttccATACCCAGACTGATTGGGGCTGGGTCCAGAGTCACAGCTTTCAAGGTGGTAGCCCCACACATACCTTTTGGACTTGCTCCCCCCTCGAGTTCTTAGGTCAGCCTTCAACTTTTCCAGCTCCACCTGCGCCTCAGTCACCTGTGCCTTCTTTGTCTCAATCTGTGAAGAAACCAACCCTGGGTGGCTGTTTCTGTTcccacacagacctgtcctcagGTAGGCTGTTGGCCCTACATTCTTTGGGAGGATACAGCAGATAGAGCCCAGAGCCTCACAAACCACTGGAAGTGGGTAAGCCACTCCAGTTCTGAAACAACTCAGATGATAGAAGTACCTGAGAGAAGGACCCGTGAAGCCACATGGGGCTGGCCCTATCCCATTCTGTGGCCAAAAGTGAGGTCAAGAGGCCTCTAGGGCCCAATAGTGACACCTGCACCAGCCACAAATTGATCCAACATGCCCGCCACTCTGACCTCTTTCCTAAACTAGAACACAAGTTATGTCCTAGGAGGGAGATGACAGGCAGCCCAGCCAGTCTCTCCCATAGCTGCCCAGGCCATGGCCCTGAGCAATTCCAAGTCCCTGATCCCAGCCTCCTGGAGCAGCTATACTCGCTACACATTCCTGCCCTTCATGGCTGCCTGGCCCCAGGAAAGAGGAGAGTAAAGCATGGGTACATCCTCACTACAGGTGCCTTCCCACCTTTTGCTGGAGTTTCTGCATCGACTTCTCGAAGGTCTTGGGGATTGCTCTCTGATGGTTACAGAGGATGGCCACAGCCCGGTTCGCCCGGTTGTAAGCTAAGACTTTGGAGGTTAGGCTATCTTCAGCTAAACAAAGACAATGACAACTGTCACTCTGTTGCAACCTGCTCTGagactcccttcctccctcctattCTTTGATGGTGCTAGTGACGGAGGCCAGGGCCTTGACATGCCAGGCCAAGTATTCTACACTGAGCTATATACACCCTTGGCCCTAAAGGGCTCTTTCTGGATATGACATAACTGTGGGTTCCTTCTATGACACAAAGTCCCAAGGAGGAAATGACCTAAGATGTCCCCACAAGCCAGGGCCATAGCAATGGAGGCACTGACAGTCCTCACCTTCTTGTGTGGGTTGGACTATGTCCCattggggcagaggcaggaaccacAAAGCTATCCCAGACTCCACCATTTCCTTCTGAACAGGGTAATCTGGTAGCCCTGAGGCCCGAGGAAAGGTGAGGCAGTGTTGTCTGAGCTCATGCAGTCCGGATCCTCACCCCAAGAATCCATAACACTGAGGCCCTATGCATGGTATACCCCAGCTTTACACAACACTGAAGCCCTATGCACAGTATACCCCAGCTTCACTAGTCAACAGTATTGCCAGCTACATCACTGAGAACCCGAGGTTGGGGATGTTAAAACACTCCTGAGTCACCCATCTGTGTGGCCACTTACTCAAGCAGGGGGCCATTCTTATACAAGACTTACAAAACTGTACCCAGAAACAAGACCCTGAGGGTTCTTCTTCAATGTTGGAGGTTGGGCCTGGGAGGATGGATCCACTGCCCAGGTTTCCGGCTTCCTATGGCCCTCCAGAAAGGGCTCCCTACCTACATGCCTGCCCTGATGCATGAGAGAAGAGATCACTGGCCCCATGTCAGCCATTGTGGCTGATTGGGGTTAAGTGGGGGAATAGCTTGGATTAAACATTTAATGGCACTGAGTCTTTGCCTTGCCCTGAACAGAGAGTTCCCAAGTCCATGGGTCTCAGTGTCTCCTTGAAGAAACCCTGCCTAGGGAGTAGAATGGGCATGGGTGGTGGGCACTGACCTTCATGCCTTTCTGTGTTGGGAGAAGCAAACATTGGGCATCTGAACACAGCAGAGGGAGACAAAGGTCCCAAGCTGACAGTAAAGGAATGAGACAAAAAGCTGGAGAGGTCTGGGGCTACAAAAGAGGTCAGGAGTGGTGGGGTGCAGAACCCTGCTAGGAGCCTCCAAGATCTGACTAAGGAAGAAAGGCAAGGCCTACCTAGAGGAGGAGGTGTGAGGACAGACTGCAGACCAGAGACAGCAGCTAGAAGAGAAGGAAGTGTGACACCTCCTTGTGAGAGCCAGTGAGGCCATCCCGGCTCTGGGACTGACCTCGAGCATTCTTCCACCAACAGACAGCCGTGCCCAGCCCTCCTTCATCAGCTGACGAGTAGGGCAAGCCAAGGTGCGGCCCTTAGGCAGCTCCCAAAGGGGACAGTCTGGGTAGCCCTCAGGGTCAGGTGTAAGAACCTACTCACCCCTGGTCAACACCCGCAGCTGCTCCTGCAGAGTGACTGAGGCATTGTAGGTCCGGAACACTCTGGCAGTCAGCCCCTCCATCAAGCTCTGCAAGTGCTTGTTCAGACTGGCAGTCTGggtacagagagaagaaaggagtcaTGGGTAGTTTCCTTGGAGACATGAGTTTCATGGGTTATTCTCAGCCtccaggagagggaagggaagggggctTCAGTGGCTGGGTCAGAACACAGAACACACTGGGGACAAAGATCCCTCGTGCCCATCCGCAGACTTACAGTCAGTGCATCAAAGAGGTTGTCCCCAGGGTCTTTGTCCTCCATAAAGTGCTGAAGGTTCTGGAACACCTGAAACAGAGAACTTAACTCACAGCCACACTGAGACTTCTGGAGAAGCCATCTGAGCAGGAAGGAGGTCTCATGGGGACAGGAAAGATCACACCATTCACACACGCCCACAGAGGAATGCAGAGGGGTGCATACACCAAGTACTGGAAAGAGATGGTATCAGCATAGTGCGAGGCCTACCCACCAGAACCTGTGTCTGTGCCTCCCAACCCAAGCCTGCACGTGGTCACTCAATGCTAACTCATCCATGGCCAGTGTGTGGTTAAAACTAGAGCAGGTCTTTGGTGCCTCTAAGAGCCACTCAGTGACTTTAGCAGGCAGCtagctcccagctccctcttctgccAGCAATGCTGACTTCCACCCAGGTGACCCAGGACCCTGTACTTGTGGCCAAATCAGACACACCTAgcatcacagagccccaggagAACAATCTTCCCACTCTGCTCTCTTTCAGGAGATGGCACGGAAATCCTCCTGGCCAGGCCAACTTCCAGAGGAAATTGCCCAGGCTGCACTGGCCTCTCCTTAGTTTTAGCTTGCCCATCCTGCCAAAGGAGCCAAGGTGGCACCAAATCATCTTTGGAACCTCATAATGTGGCTTTCTGTAGAAACAGGTTGGCCCCAGGTGTAGCTGTCAGGATGGGGTCACATAGGACACAGTGGTCCTGACCCTGACAGGATAATACTGTGTGAGAGAAGACGATGGGGAGAAAGCAGCTGTGTTCAACAAAGGCAGAGCATAACCAGCAGCTGCATCAAGTCTCATGGGGCAGAAGCCAGGATGGCAGGAAAGAGGTCTCACAGGGTGAGGTAAAGCCAGGGTATGCATGGCACCAAGCAGGGAGAGGCAAGAAACAGATTCTTCCATGTTCCTAAGGAACCGGCACCCATACCCTAGATGAGAGACCTCCTAGACCAAAACACTtataataggtgtgtgtgtgtgtgtgtgtgtgtgtgtgtgtgtgtgcgcgcgcgtgctcGTGAgggtacacatgtgcatgcacctTGACTGTGATGCCTCATCACACAGCCATAGGAGACACTGGGAGGTGCAGCAGGCCACTGAACATCCCCTGTGGCTCTGCCACGCTATGACTGAGATCCCATTGTGAGCAGGGTCAGTGAGGGCACTCACCAGTTTCTCCACTGTCACTCGGTTATTGTAGCGGATGGAATCCTTTCCCAAGAAGTCCAGCTCCACAACATGCTCTTGGCCATCTGCCTTTCCATGCAGCCGGACATGCTCCACACGGAGTGAGCAGCAGCCCACAGTGTCAGCCGTCTCACcctcttccttctcatttcctGTTCGCAGTGCCAGCTAGACCAGGGTAGACACTGGTCAAGGCTGTGGCCTGTGGCATAGGAGCACACTCAGAGCACTCATGCATACACGGTGGTACATACACAGGCATGGagttgaactctctctctctctctctctctctctctctctctctctctctctctctctctctctctcacacacacacacacacacacacacacacacacacacacacgcacgcacacacatacctATTTGATGgaggctccagctccagggagaagCCACCATTGTCCTTGTTGCCCAGCTCTCAAGGTCCCCACACCATGCTATACCTTATCAATAAAATAGAGGGCCACGGCCAGctgccttttcttcatttctgggGATTTCCAGTCAGCTTGATACTGAGCACGGATCTTGTTGACAACTCCCCTCAAGCGTCGTGCAACCTCATACTTGTGCCAATCCATCTCCCCCTACGTGAAGACAATAAATGTCAGTCCTCGTTCCTATGAAGTGGTGGAGTAGGTGACTGGACACCTTCCCACCTCGGGCAGATTGGACTGGGTGAGGGGTGGAGCAGCAGAGCCTGGCCTCTCAAAACTATGAGTCCCACTCAGATTCCTGCTAGACTGCAGCCACCGGGCCCAGCTGCTCTCAACACTGGCTGGTTGATCCTGGAAAATCTCTAAAGGCTGAATGGAAGACCTGAAGAGTCTCCTGCACCTGCCAACCTGGAATAGCACAGAAGGGAAGGCCTGACACGTGCTTGGAGCACTGGGCTCCCCTGGAGGGTCATGCTCTCACCTTCAGCTTGGAGCTGGGGTTCAGTATGATGTACTTGAAGGTATTCTGGATATTCTCCATCCATGCAGCCAGCCACATGACTGTATTATCTGAGCGCACCTCTTTCCACTGGTGACCGGCTGGGGGCTTGGGGATCTTGGAATCCCTACAGTAAAACAGGGGTAGTCACAGTTTCAAGTCCTTGGTCCTCAAATACAAGCAACTCAGGGTAACTTCCCTATGTGTGTCCTGTGGCCACGCTACTATGCAGGCTTGGCTCCAGAGCTGGCTCCAAGCTCACCAGACCAAAACAGCTGCCAACttgcgtgcacacatgcatgcacgcgcacacacacaagatcagaacagaacagaaagttCTGTGCCGAGAACTCTGAAGCCCCATCTCACATACCAGGTGGATGCTGCACACTAGCTGCCACCTAGGGGCACTGGACCAACAGTAGGTAATAGCAGCACAGCACCAGCAGAATGCAGCAAGCCCCACGCCCAACATGCTGTTAAGTATTTATTAAGGCAAACACTGAAAACCCACAGGACACCTCCCAGTAGGAGAACCTCAGCCCCACTGAGCAAGACAAGAGGTTCTCCTGGCGCAGAGAGATACTGTTCACAGCCACACCTGTTGACCCAAAGCCCTGCCAAGACCCAGGATACATGGCAACAGTACCTGGTGTCTTCTGCCACACATCCAGTGAGGGGTCACACCCCAAAGAGCTAAGGACAGACGTCACCTCACCAGGCAGCCAGGGTCCAACACTCACCCACGAGAATCTGGCTGGCTGAGTCCCACATACCTGCTGCAGTTGATGACCACATCCTCTGGCATGACTCTCCTCTTCAACATCCCCATCTTGGGATGGTCACCTCGGCCACGAAACAAGCCAGGTGGCTCCGTCTTGAAATTGCCTATTTTTTCTCTGTGGCCATCGAGAATACAGTAGCCAAACTCCTGCTGAAGCTTTTCGGCCTCTTCTTTTAGCTTCTGAGTTAAAACAATATGTGGGCATTAGGAGAGAAAAAGCTAAAACCAACTGAGTTCCTGTGCTgtccaagccccccccccccactgctgcTGTAAACTCCTAGCTCTCCAGCAGGCATGGGGACCACATGCCACGAGGATCCTCAAGCTGCAGCTAAGCAGAAGCAGGGTAGCCTTCAAGGTAGGAGGATATGAGCCAGGTTCTGGAATCACCCCAAAGTCCCCGCAACAGCTAGCCACGAAGCAGACCGCTGAGAAGGCGCCACGTGGAGGGCTCCATTAAATACAGGGAGAGGTGGAAAGAAGCAGAGCCAGTTCACCCCCACATTCCCGCCCCAGCCACTCACGATGTTTCAAATGTTAATAtactttctcccccctccccaaccttggtttttcaagacagttgtagtcctggctgtcctggaactcactctgtagaccaggctgggctcaaactcacagagatccgcctgcctctgcctcccgagtgctgggattaaaggcgtgcaccaccactgcccagcagtagCGTACTTTCAGACATGCCCCACACACTTAAAAAAGGGGGCATCACTGGAAAGTGCTCAGCACCTGCTGTGATAGCACAGAACCTGGTCCACTTCCCAAGACCTCTGTGGGAAGAAGGCCCTGGGAGGGGCTCCCTGCAGCTTGCACCCACCAGCTACCTCCAagtttcccagaacccactgcTGACCTGCTTCTTCTCCCTGGGCAGAGTCCTGCGGGCCTCAGTTTTTTCCATGAAGTGCTTGTGGATCTCCACAAAGTCGCATTTGTCAAGGTGTGTGATAAGCTTTCTCTCCTCAGCTGTCATCTCCTGTACCAAAACCAGTAATATGTGCTCAGTGCTCTAATATGGGCACCTCCCTACCACACGGGAGTCCACACTTGAGGCCCACTGCTCAGGATCACTGTGATACACCACAAACATGGAACCTCCCTATGACATGGGGAGCccactagacaggatcaccatGATTTACCACAAACACGGGGCTGACCTCTGGGCAGAGTGCTAAGGCCATGCCACCagaccagaggttctcaacctgtgggtcatgaccctggAGTTGGGGGGGtttgaatgaccttttcacaggagtCTTATCAGATattctgtatatcagatatttacattttcattcataATAGTAGTAAAATTAAAGTTACAgagtagcagcaaaataatttgggggtcaccacaacaagaaaaactgtcttaaagggttgcaacattaggaaggttgagaaccactgcactagattCTCAGCCTCCAACAACTATTATACCAGAGGCCCAGGTACACAGTAGAGGCCTATGAATAAGTCATGTAACCCCAGCAGGAAACAGCTGCCTCCTGGACACATGGTAACACAAGGATGCATGACAAGGTAAAACCAGGACAAACAGGGACAGCTTAGAGGATGGTGTGTGGTCTCAGCTTCAGACTCGTTGCTCTGGCTAATATGCTGAGCCTTGCTCCTTCAGAAAATAACCAAATGAAATTCCCAAGTGATCCCCAGAATCTACATCCTTCCCCAGGGCAAGACCTCCCATGCCTCACACCATCAGGGGCCAAAGATTCTGCTAACAGAGCGGCTCATTCCAGGTTCCAGTGACAGAAGTGCACCACTCCCAGACTCCAGCCAGCAGTAATGCACTCTACTAGTATGAGCCCAGGGGTGGTGATGTGGGGACAGCCAAGGACAACCATTTCCAAACGTAATTTAATGTTTCGGTGATGAAAGTGGTAAAATCCCTGACCCACCAGCTCCACTGTACTGATCCCCATCCTATGCAAATTATCCATGTTGGTGTGATGATAATTACACTTTAGGGACAATTAAAGAAGAAAGCTTTATAAAGCACTGGATAAACTGCAGCAAATTCACTCAGTGGAATATTAAAATCCTTCTTGCCTTTGAAGGTTTGAACTTTTGCCAGACTATGCAGCCAAGTAAATAATATGCCTTAACATCAGTAAAGGCTAtgtacttggggctggagaaatggatggctcaggggttaagagcactggctgctcctctagagaacctgggttcacttcccagaaccacatggtagctcacaactgtccataattccagttccaggggatccatcgCACCAGGCATGCCTGTGGTGCACATATCtgtgtatgcaggcaaaacaccaaagcacataaaataaaatagagtatATACTTAACCTGTCTTACTGTGGACTCAGCCTGTTTGCCTTTAAGAAAAGGtgggctggacagtggtggtacatgcctttgatcccaacactcaggaggcagaagtaagcGGATCTCTGAGGTAAGCGGATCTCTGTAGTTCAagtccaccctggtctacaaagctacacagagaaatcctgtctcgagaaaaaaaaaaaaaaaaaaaaactaacaacaataaaagaaaacaattggggctggagagatggctcagaggttaagagcactgcctgctcttccaaagatcctgagttcaattcccagcaaccacatggtggctcacaaccatctgtaatgagatctggtgcccccctttggcctgaaggcatacatgcaggcaggacactgtatgcataaataaataaatcttaaaagaaaacaatgtaaccAACCTTACTGTGCCTTGGATTTTCTAGGTAGTCAGCTTTTATAACACAAGCTAATGTATAGCTTTAATGTTAAGCTTTGTACTTTTCCATGCCCCTGACCTGTAGCAATGTGTATGTTTTTTCTAACTGTTCAATAAGTACAGAACAAAGTACTTTGTTAGGGACAGACACAGTGCAACAGGCAGGCCACATACCACAAAGCACAGACAGGAGACATAGGAAGAAAGTAGAGAATTCAAATATGGGCTTGCTCTTggtcaaaactacacagagaagaagTCTCATGTGACATCAATGCaatcatatacattaaaaaaagaaacaagctgggtgtggtggtgcgcacctttaattccagcactcagaaggcagaggccagcctcagcttaCAAAggaagtcccaggacagccagcactacatggagaaaccttgtctcaaaaaattcaaaaggggggctggagagatggctcagcatttaagagcactgactgctcttccagaggaccagagttcaattcacacaacccacatggcagcttacaactatctgtaaccaaaactatctgtaactccaggatctgacaccttcacacagatatgcatacaggcaaacaccaataaaataataataaattattttttaaaaattcaaaagaacaTATCCAAATGTCAAACAGTACAGGAAAAGATACTCAATGCTGTCAGTCACTGGAGAAATGTCGGGGGTACAGGCTTGTGGTTGCTAGGTGACAAGATGTAAAGATCAGGCCAGGCTCACATGTTACACGTTTTAAAAAACAAGGTGACACAATCCTGACACAATCCTCTCATACTGTGTGCTTATTTTCATGGGACAGAAAACGCCCTGTGGACCGCACCAGACGCCTACTCTGAGAGCTGGATGCTGTCATTAGAGCCCCCAAGACAAGGTCACCACAGTCTGCCATGCTGGGCAAACACTTTGGTCACTGAAAGCTGGATGGGCTATAGAGAAGGCAGCTGACTGGGCGCGCCCCAGGGTGTCCCCCACACACCTTCCGCCAGTCCCTGAAGAAGTTCCTCTGGAAGACTTCCTTGGTCGCACACTCGAGGTGCAGCATTTTCCCGTACAAAGTGGCTACCTCCTCCGCTGCCACGCTCAGCTTCACTGGCTTTCCTGCAGATAACACAGGGGCCACAGGCCCCATCCGGTGACACAACGTCCTACTTCAGGGTACAGTGTACTCTGAACATACCCAAGTTAAAAATGACCAGCGCTCGAGTAAGGCAATGGTCACACACTCCCAGAGCAGCACCAGGAATATCACTGTGGGGTTTGCGACAGCCCCAGCCACTCTCTCCTTTATTATGCTGCATCTTATTACTAAGTTTGTATTATATGAAAAAGTGACATAtgtatttcattattattgtgtgtgtgaacacacatccCACATAGTAGAGGGCAGGGGCACCACACATGCCACAgagcctgtggaagtcagaggacactttgTGGAATGGGGTCTCTGTTATTCttctgtttaaaaagaagaaaaggagaaatgctgagacagacatattgactataagtttattataaggcccggcagaatggggagactaagaagaggaacaggggtaaatggctgaccgccatgaccggtcaccatagagagacagagcgagcgcataggtgggagacagagagaaagctgagaggaaacagagcagggaaacagagagaggaaacaagagagtgtaaatgggcagggacctgtcttttaaaagggtcctctgCACccgcgtgcagacttagttcccatggaaccttgggctgaccagggtactgcctgttccaccaggtaacaggggcaggccagcataatgcctgaacctttcagtctctccttccatctttatgtgggtcccagggatcaaaacTTGAgccacagctgggtggtggtggtggcacatgcctttaatcccagcacttgggaggcagaggcagacagatttctgtgagttcaagaccagcctggtctacaaaagctagttccaggacaggctccaaagccacacagagaaaccgtgtcttgaaaaaaaaaaaaataccttgagcCACCAGaatttggtggctcatgcctttactCACCAAGTCATTCTGatggtccaaaaaaaaaaaaacaacccacattttcaaaaaatatttttggacaagagagatggctcag
This DNA window, taken from Cricetulus griseus strain 17A/GY chromosome 2, alternate assembly CriGri-PICRH-1.0, whole genome shotgun sequence, encodes the following:
- the Top1mt gene encoding DNA topoisomerase I, mitochondrial isoform X7 → MRLLWLGVLSRRFQHVPLRDTCRQASRGAKANKAGWEEKVENSVKWRQLEHKGPYFTPAYEPLPDGVHFFYDGKPVKLSVAAEEVATLYGKMLHLECATKEVFQRNFFRDWRKEMTAEERKLITHLDKCDFVEIHKHFMEKTEARRTLPREKKQKLKEEAEKLQQEFGYCILDGHREKIGNFKTEPPGLFRGRGDHPKMGMLKRRVMPEDVVINCSRDSKIPKPPAGHQWKEVRSDNTVMWLAAWMENIQNTFKYIILNPSSKLKGEMDWHKYEVARRLRGVVNKIRAQYQADWKSPEMKKRQLAVALYFIDKLALRTGNEKEEGETADTVGCCSLRVEHVRLHGKADGQEHVVELDFLGKDSIRYNNRVTVEKLVFQNLQHFMEDKDPGDNLFDALTTASLNKHLQSLMEGLTARVFRTYNASVTLQEQLRVLTRGLPDYPVQKEMVESGIALWFLPLPQWDIVQPTQEAEDSLTSKVLAYNRANRAVAILCNHQRAIPKTFEKSMQKLQQKIETKKAQVTEAQVELEKLKADLRTRGGSKSKRRGIKPGQ
- the Top1mt gene encoding DNA topoisomerase I, mitochondrial isoform X5, giving the protein MRLLWLGVLSRRFQHVPLRDTCRQASRGAKANKAGWEEKVENSVKWRQLEHKGPYFTPAYEPLPDGVHFFYDGKPVKLSVAAEEVATLYGKMLHLECATKEVFQRNFFRDWRKEMTAEERKLITHLDKCDFVEIHKHFMEKTEARRTLPREKKQKLKEEAEKLQQEFGYCILDGHREKIGNFKTEPPGLFRGRGDHPKMGMLKRRVMPEDVVINCSRDSKIPKPPAGHQWKEVRSDNTVMWLAAWMENIQNTFKYIILNPSSKLKGEMDWHKYEVARRLRGVVNKIRAQYQADWKSPEMKKRQLAVALYFIDKLALRTGNEKEEGETADTVGCCSLRVEHVRLHGKADGQEHVVELDFLGKDSIRYNNRVTVEKLVFQNLQHFMEDKDPGDNLFDALTTASLNKHLQSLMEGLTARVFRTYNASVTLQEQLRVLTRAEDSLTSKVLAYNRANRAVAILCNHQRAIPKTFEKSMQKLQQKIETKKAQVTEAQVELEKLKADLRTRGGSKSKSFLRKQQRLLKLEEQLARLHKKATDKEENKQVALGTAKLNYLDPRISIAWCKRFGVPIEKIYHKTQRERFAWAFNRADKDFEF